CATGAATTAATACCTTTGGAACTAGCGGCAAAACATCCAAATAATTGGCGAGGAGATACCAGTTCATCAGATAAGGACCTTGTGTATATACCAGATGATTCTTTTTCAATCGAAGTGAAAACATCATCTGATCCCAAGCATATATATGGCAATAGGAGCTACGCACAAGGCGCTAGTAAAGGTAAAAAAGGTAAGTCTGGATACTATCTCGCAGTTAACTTTGAGAAATTTTCTGATACTAGGAATTCAAGCATTCGACTTATTCGGTTCGGTTGGATTGATTCCAATGATTGGATTGGACAAAAAGCTGCGACAGGACAGCAATCACGCCTTTCATCAGATGTAGAAAATTATAAACTTCTCCAGCTATACAGAAAAATTTAGAGTAATAAAGCTTGACTATATGCAGTACGTCTTTCTTTCTGAAATGCCTTAAATCTTTGAACTGCCATATCACAGTAATCTTGTCTAATCTCAAAGCCTATAAAAAGACGACCTAATCCAAAAGCAGCTATTCCTGTTGAGCAAGAACCTGCGAAGGGATCAAGAACTATCTCAACCTGGTTAGATGAGGCTTGTATAATTCTCTCAACAACTCCCAATGGAAATTGAGCGGGATGTCCGGTTCTCTCCTTTGAACTACGTTTCTTGCCTGTAGTAACCTTCGGACACTCCCAAACATCTGAAGGGTTTTTCCCTAAAGGATTACAGCGGTATTTCCCATCTTTCTTCTGATTAGGGTACTTTACATTTGCATCACGTATGTTATCTAAATTAAATGTATATTTTTGGAAATTTTTGATGTAAAAGAGCCATTTTTCATTGCGGGGACTCAAACGGTACTTTGTTGAAACACCAGCTCCATATTTCCAGACTACTTCTTGCAACAAATAAAAAGGGGACTTGTCCCAAAGAAGATATGGAATAGGTACACAGAGACCTTTATCAGGTACTTGTAAATAACCAATATTTAACCAGAACGCGCCAGTCGCCTTAGTAACCTTGTGTATCTGGTGCATCCAACCAGAACACCAACTTACATATTCATCCACAGACATTGGGTGTTCATATTCTTTCCCAATGTTGTACGGTGGTGACGTAATTGTGAGATCGATATGTAGGTTTGTAGAAGATAACTTGTCCAAAAACTCAGTTGAGTTTCCTTGATAAAGGATAAAACCTGCATCCGAGTAAAACGGCTCACCGAGCTGTGATTTCAGAGTTTTTTCAACCGATAGATGTTTAGAGAGAATGCAGCTTTCTATTTCCTTAGAGAAGGGTTGCAGTAATGTAGACGGAGCAACTTGCGTTGCTTGATGTGGATCAATACCCTTTGCAACATAAGCATTTTTGTCTTTGCTGGCTATTTTCCTTGAGCTGTCTTCAGTTATTGCAATTTTTTTCATTCTAGGTAGTCTTCTCAATCAATTATTAAAAGCTTACTAAAACAAAGTCTGTTTGATACTCATTAGAAGTATTTCATGCCATCTAACTGCTTTTTGGACTAGAAAGTTCACGCATATCACCCTACATCAGGCGAGCCGGCAGATAGCTTTCCATATTACCCTAGATCGGGGTCAACCGGCAGAAACTTTCCCTATCGAAGGCTAGACAGATGGTGTGCTATTTTAGCTCAAATGCTGATA
Above is a genomic segment from Microcoleus sp. FACHB-68 containing:
- a CDS encoding ScaI family restriction endonuclease: MNSPYSGLSVSEWLRVTQEIVERHPLSAEEIVDAVLASWESILDSRLGTKGFRIGKDIFPKPQIMGFLLHELIPLELAAKHPNNWRGDTSSSDKDLVYIPDDSFSIEVKTSSDPKHIYGNRSYAQGASKGKKGKSGYYLAVNFEKFSDTRNSSIRLIRFGWIDSNDWIGQKAATGQQSRLSSDVENYKLLQLYRKI
- a CDS encoding site-specific DNA-methyltransferase codes for the protein MKKIAITEDSSRKIASKDKNAYVAKGIDPHQATQVAPSTLLQPFSKEIESCILSKHLSVEKTLKSQLGEPFYSDAGFILYQGNSTEFLDKLSSTNLHIDLTITSPPYNIGKEYEHPMSVDEYVSWCSGWMHQIHKVTKATGAFWLNIGYLQVPDKGLCVPIPYLLWDKSPFYLLQEVVWKYGAGVSTKYRLSPRNEKWLFYIKNFQKYTFNLDNIRDANVKYPNQKKDGKYRCNPLGKNPSDVWECPKVTTGKKRSSKERTGHPAQFPLGVVERIIQASSNQVEIVLDPFAGSCSTGIAAFGLGRLFIGFEIRQDYCDMAVQRFKAFQKERRTAYSQALLL